The region ACAAGGAATACAGATTTGTCAGAGGAAATATGCTTTAGATATTCTAGCTACCTTTGGCGTTCTCGGGTCTCGACCTTCTAAGCTTCCTATGGATCAAAACTTAAAGCTCAGTAAAGAGGAGGGCACCCCTCTATCTGATTCTACTTACTACAGGCAGCTTGTTGGAAAACTTTTATACTTGACCATAACAAGGCCAGACATTTCTTATAGTGTCCAAATTCTCAGTCAATTCATGGATCATCCCACTGATTTTCACTTAGCTGCAGCTTTCAAGATCCTGAAATACATCAAAGGAGCTCCAGGGCAgggtcttttcttttcttctgagCATAACCTGGACATCACGGCATATTGTGATTCAGACTGGGCATCCTGTCCTGACACCAGACGTTCTGTTTCTGGTTTCTGCATATTCCTTGGTTCATCCTTAATCTCTTGGAAATCAAAGAAGCAATCAGTGGTCTCCCGTTCATCAGCAGAAGCTGAGTATCGTGCCATGGCCATCACTAGCTCATAAATTACTTGGTTGAGTTTTCTTCTAACAGATCTTCGTATAAATCATCCTCATCCCGCTGTGTTATACTGTGACAATAAAGCTGCCCTACACATTGCTTCGAATCCTGTTTTCCACGAAAGAACCAAGCATATTGAATTAGATTGTCACCCTATTCGTGACAAAATCCAAGCAGGTGTCTTATCAACTGCATATGTTTCTACAAAGTGTCAACTAGCAGATGTTTTCACAAAAGCATTACCTGCCTATCTATTATCTTCTCATATGTCCAAGATGGGCATTGTCAACTACTATGCTCCATCTTGCGGGGGGATGTTAAAGAATAAGGATGAGGATGCAAAGTTGTTAAAAGAAAACGGATGATTAGTTTTTTCCCTGTTTTTCAGCTATAGTCAGTTAtgcattcttttcttttataacaACTTAGTTAACCATGCTGCTGGTGTGGGAATAATTTCCTTTTGCATGGGAAAGGCTGGCTCATCAGCCTTGATACGTGTATATATATTCCTTCTGTTTCTTCATTGAAAAGTAGAAAAGAGACAATCAGAATAATAAAACTGCATTGGAAAGTTAGCAGCCAAAATGTCTTTGTTCTctgttcctttctttttctttttggttttcagCCTCTGCAACCCTCAGCATTTCTTTCATGCttattatcaaaatcaaaagacagaacagaaaacataaaactttgtgtttaaaattgaaaatcagtACTGGAAAAAGAAGAGGGATTATCGATGCCTATGGCATATATGCTCACGCTTTAGTAGCAGCATAGATTGTGAAGAGAGGATGTGAAGGCATGGCACTAGCAGCTCCAGAGCCAATATTAATAATGGCACCTCTTTTCCTCTTGATCATCCCTGGCAAAACTGCTTTAGTAACCCTACTAGTGCCCACCAGATTTACTCGAACAATATCCATCCAAACTTTCTCATCCACCTCGTGGAAAAAACTGGCTGCAGGGTACGTGATTCCCAAGTTATTTATCAGCACACCAACGTCTAGCCCCTCTGTGGCCTTCTCTATTATCGACTGGACACCAGCTGAGGCTTtgcttgaaaaatcaaacaccacagTCTTAATCTTGGTGCCTGGATGCTCTGCTTGGATTTCACTCGAGACTGTTTCGAGCTTGGTGGGGTTTCTACCGACTAATATTAGGTTTAGATCTTTTTGAGCTAGCTGGTGAGCAAAGGCTTTGCCTATGCCGTCTGTGGCTCCGGTGATTAGAGCCCACGAGCCATAGTCTTTGAGATTCTTTTTTGGTCTGAGAAACGTTGCATACACCCACTTGAGAAGAGAGGTTGAGGTTTGGAGGAAGGAGAGGAAACCAAGTGAAGACACAAGAATAAGCCACATGGGCTGGGTTAGGAGGTGGTTGATGCATGCCGagaccatttttatttttttttttacttttcaagaaCTCCTGATGAAAGAGTGTGCATGTCTATATATTTCCTAAGAATTTAAAGACGTATGAGGATTTTTGGCTGGTCCCTGTTATTGAAAGTGATGTATGAATTAGCGATGAACATTTAAGAATTAGGACTCGGGTTGTTTGTCTGAGATGTTTTCCAAAGACACTTTCCTAACTTTATCATGTttagttctgttttttttccctctctttttaaTCTATGTTTGCTAAGAACAAAGCAGGaaactggataaaaaaaatcatttaagagATTATGATTTCAAGAAAATCATCATTGGAGATCAAATAGATCACTAAGAGATTAAGATTTTAAGAAAACTTTTGGATGAACATAGACTACTAAGAGATTAATTAAggtcttatataaaaaattaataaattataaaggttttttaatagagaaaaatcaaaactatatatatgtgtgtgtgtgtgtgtgtgtgtgtgtgtgtgtgtgtgtgtgtgtgtgtgtgtgtgtgtgtgtgtgtagtcatagtttttgtttttgaaaaggcatcttttttaaaattgtcatGTTATACAAGTAACAAAGATTCTCGTATCCTAATCAGTGTTTTAAAACCTGGATTAGCCAGGCGGgttgacccgggacccggccgacccgggtcTGTGGTCGGGCCGGGTCTAAGCAAAAAACAGGTTGGGAATTGACTCGGTCAGACCTGGTCGATCTGGATGGACCTGTCAAACCAGGCTGAGACccgagtttatttttttatatactcatgactgaaacgacgtcgttttggctTTTTACAATTAAAAGGCCAAAACGAGAAGAGCAGAGGAACGAACGCAGAAGTGAGAAGacctaattaatttcaagaaatcttCAAACCCATTTCAGTCGCGAAGAATAGCAGAAGACTCTTGAATCCTTGATTGCCGtttcaaatatgaaaataagGTTAGATGAGTGttacttgtttctttcttctctcgcTATCCTCTGTTTCAAAttgaaatatcttttaaatattcttCCCTTTGTTGAACTTGCAGGAGAGCTTTGATATTGTATAACAGTGGCATCGATTATTTCCTCTATTGACCCATTTGCTTTGAATGGGCAGGCTTGCAGCTCCACATGTATGTATCTTATTTTctctgttcttttatttttctgcaACTTCAAATGGTCAAAGACCTGAACTTTGCTGTGAATATTTCATTCGTTCTGCTTCTGTTTCTGCTTTTGCAATTAGTTGTTATTGCTTCTGTCCTCTGTTGTCCCTATTCATTTGCTTCTGCTTCTCTATTCATTTGCTTCTGCTTCTGTTAATGCTCACTAATTTGCTGTTAATTTTGTTACTGTTCTGCTTAAGTTGAATTTGATGTCCCTATTCGTTTGCTTCTGCTTCTGTTAATGCTCACCAATTCTGTTTATTGGACTTGCAATTGTAAGTGTATGTGTTCACATGGTTATAGAagcatatgctttttttttcaatcgagACTAATTTTTCACTACTGTAagtgtaggttttttttttagttgaaccgggtcaacccatctAACTCGTGACCTGATCACTTAATCGGGTCGATGACCGGgttgggtttcaaaactatgatccTAATAATCAATATATGATAATAACATTATTAGAATTTATGACTTTGAAAGATATGTTCATACAATTTTGAGAGATGAAAGTTTACTTTCATTGATACATGATGGATCTAAATAAGCTAAAAACAAACCGCATGAGCTCATGCAGATGCCTTAAGCTTAACTATgcaatacatattattttgagtaaaacataacttaaaatatcataaaaataaaattacactcTAGTTTCTTCTCTCCATAAAAGAATAAGATTTATGGACTATAAATAGACCATAATGAATCCTTCAAGTAAAAGGTTGATAATCTcttcattcttaatattttcaacatatatattttaagagtttatctctctaaaatattaatgcattttctctttttataaagttactAACTTTACCATCGGAGAATCTTCACATCCATTAACTGACACCTGTTGCAGATACCAGCTATAGATTGACTGGCTTAACTGGCACCACCTACTACTACAATATTTACCGGTGATCATCTTGGCTTACCAGATATCATCTACTACTAGTTACcagtttttcaagttttttatatcaagttcccgatattttgatcaaaataaatagattaaattacttaaattataaattaattaattattcaatacatcattttcattttcaggcatcttgattttttcattaatatgcAAACTATCTAAAAATACTCCTTTAATTATATcgtaaattaaaagaaaactataaTAGCTATACCGACATAATTGATGTCAGTAACTTAAGTAGCTAAAACAAGTGACTGAAGGAGTCAAAGTTTGAAAATGGTGAATGCAGTGTAGCTTAAGCAGACCAAATAGCAGGACACTTGTTTGCACTAATCCCTAAATCGACTGTCTGAATACCTTAGCCAAGCTAGGGAGTTACTATTTAGTTCGGTTGAATGCCGGGAAACAAGGCGGTGCATAAACTAGGTCACATTTTAGTTAGGTAAGTTGGGAAggagtttttaattttcatgggGTTCTCCTCATAAATTTACATGGCACTAATTTACAATATCGAGGTTGCAATTTATTCAAGGTGGGAAGTTCGGAGGATCAATAGTGTGGTaatggtgattattttttaaaatatatatatttttaaatttgtattaaaataatatatattttatttttttaaaatttatttttgatattagcatattaaaataatataaaaacattaaaaaaatattaactggaattttttttaactttattaaaaatatttttaaaatataaaaacaaacatgtttttagGATGCGTTTAGTATTGTtgtacatgttatttttttaaaatatttttaattaaaaatatattaaaataattttaaatttctttttaattttttatataatcacataaaaacatacttaaaaaatattaattaatatttttttcaaataaaaaataatctaaaacataaaacctACTATAATACCAAATACCAGACGTTTCAATCATGGGGTATAACCAGACTGCACTAATTTACAAGACAAGGTTGCCAAGCTAGGCAAGCTGGGAAGAAATTGTTTCGTTCACGGGGTCAACCTCTTGATATAACTAGACTGCAATAATTTACAAGACAAGGTTTGCCAAATTAGGCTGGATTTATTTGTACTTTGTTGGGTTATTATTCAGCATCCGTTGTGGAAGAGACCGATGGAGATGTGAGGAAAACTTCACCTTGTAAACCAGCTTTTCAGAGGGAGATCGATGAGCTCAATACCAAAGCCTAGGTTTACCATGTCTGGACCACATTTTACAAGAGTGAGGGAAACTTCAACTTAGAAGCTAGTTTTTGAAGAGGAGATCTGCTGCTCGGCATCACCTAACACATTTTACGTGATAGGTGTCTGTCTGATTTTGTGTTCAAACAGATTTAGTAACAACGGGTTCAAAATACATTTTACACGGTCCATCATGGACAGAATACCGTTAAACTAGAGAAAATTTGGACCAGTTTTTACAGTATCAGACTCAAGGCACAGGCAATAATTTTGTACAAGTTACCCTATACATTCAAAACAGGGCTGCAGTTGAGCTCGTTAGGAGCTGTGGCTTTAATCCGCTGGCAAAGTAGTTTGCCCTCGTCTGGTGCCAGTTGATGGTGCCAAGTGAGCTCCAATCTACATCTATTTCCATGGCAACGTGCAATAATCTAAACCTGCAACTACCAATTAATGTGCATGTGGCCACACCAGAAAGTGTGAATGATTCCTAGCCTAACGTAGAAATCGTCCCGATTATCATTACAGAGCCTCTAGTCACGTAAACTTTCCcgtcctctcctctcctctcctctgaTAAAGAAACCACTGATCAATCACTGTCACTCCCTAGAAGCAATTCCTTTATTGGCTTTAGGCTACCTAAATTTAAGTAGTTAATCCGTCACTAAATCCAGCCCCACTGTCTTGAATCTTTGATCCACATTCTCAGGCCACACCAATTCAGAGAGGCAAAGGGTTTCCTAGGAAACCTGAAGGTTCACTCGTGTTTGACGCAGCTCGACATTCTCTTTGGAATCTCTCGACAGCTAATAATCATTATCGCGGCGGTAGGTGTCTAATTGAAGAGGTAGCTGAATGTAACGTCTTGGTCGAATATTCACTTGTCAAAGTTGACGAATCATCATCGTGGACATTGAAGAGGGAGTGTGTCTAGACAAGATCATAAATATAGAAGAGACTGATGGAAGAGAACCACAGTAAACAAATAAAGAGGAAGGGGAAAGGTCATGAGCTATATCTTGCTTCCATGATGTCACTGTTCAAATCTGATGAAAGTTCGGGCTTGAGCTGGCCCAAGTAATGCATTCTGACCTAATACAGCCTTGAACGCTACAGTTAGAAGTATGATCCTTGCAATATGTGATGGATTCCTAATCTGTACAGCTCGAGTGCATAAATTGATTTCCCACCTCAACATTAGCTCACCTACACTAGTTGTCTTTTTGTGGGCATATGGGGATTCCGATCCATTTGCAGACCATTGATTATGGACCACTCAGTATAATGCATCCTGGAACATATGCGAAGTGCACCAGTTTAAGTACTTTGTGTTCTTCAATCATTGTGTGTCCAAGTCATGATTATCACAGCCGAAGCCCTTTAAAACATGTTCTTGGTGGAATGGATCATCAGCACCACGCACTGAACTCAATCGAGGAGAGAAGTTCCAACCTGCCATCGATTCCTGCTCACGGCCATTGAATCTCATATTGGCCTCTTTGAACTTGATGAAAAACATGGATGACCAGTAATCCTTTACCAAGTTCTTCAAGAatttagaaaggaaaaacagtATACTTCAGATATGCTTCTATAgtgatatatataaataacatctGTAGAAACAACAGTAAGCCACCTACCGTCTTCATCAGCTGCATCAGTTCATTTAGTGCATTATTAAACAAATCAGGGTGTGCCAAATTGGTGGTGGTCAGTATTTCTTGTCGTGTTCGATAAGATATGTTCACCTCCATTGATGCACCTGTATAATAACAGAATCAGGAAACCTATCAGATAACAGCACACTCTGCATGCTTATGCGCACCACAAAGCCAATAAGCTTAGCAGAAATAGATTTTCCATTGGAGCAAAAATCTTTTTAAGGCAATTCAAGTACAAATTTTAGCATGGCTATCCAGGTTTTCCTTACCACAGTAGACTGATTAAATAACAGGGAAGCTTTATCTTGATATTCCTTGGACTAAAATAAGGTTAACTGTACAATATTCCTAAGAATATTAATAGAGGCTAGGTGGCTATCACCTCTCCTGATGAATGCATCAGGGTCAGACTGATCACTGATGAGCTGGAAACCGTGTTTTATTTGCAATTGTAATCTGAATGTTATTTCTTTGTTCATCTCcagattaaattttgatttttctcaacAGTTTTTGGTGGATTCCAAAGGAACACCATCTCTCAAAATCCCAGTTGATTTTTTGCTTCTCTAGCCGAGCTGTTCCCTTGCCACTACTCCTAAGAattattttgcttttcattttattttttcttttttacaaaaaaacctaGATACATCATCGTGacaccaactttttttttaaaaaagacatattGGAACATCGGGTTAGAATGTGGACTCTCATCTGTAATTGGGATTTTCTAGTTTCTGATTTGCAGACAAGGGAAATGTGCACTGATATGTGGATTGTTACTAGCAAAGGAGCACATACCAACATTGGATTCCCAGTTTTACTTATATGCAAGGATGTATAAACATGTCCAGAGCCAGCAAGCAGCGTGTAAAACaccatttttcatttatttgacTTCCTCAACTGCCCAATCAACAAAATTGGTTGAAATCATTGGCACCTCTAAACAAAGATATCCAAGAAGAGGCCATATCACCAAGTTGTTTTTGTTGGTGAAGATTGAGCGGAAATAATTAAGTTCCTGAATGCATGCAAATGAATGTAATAGATGAAACTTAGCACAAATTTCCTATATGCATCACAAACCTGCAACAATATACTTCTCAATAATATGTCGTGCCATGTAAATCCTTCTTACAGGGTCATCTACAGGAATTTTATCATGTTCATGCACTTCATTATAGAAATGCACGCTCTCCCCCGCCAAGCAGCTGCAGTTAAGatgaaaagtgaaaatatacaaagtaaactttcaactcgagatttttttttttgccaaaataaattctatttttcttcaaattgctTCAATAGTTGCAGAAAAACATTATTAGGGATGCAAAAGCTTTTGGGAATCAGAAATTTAAGTTAGCTCAAGAAATATTATGAAGCTTCTGGGAATTGAGAATTTAAGTTTGCACATGAAACAATCTCAGaaactaaattttcttgttataaATCTCTACATCTAAATCATTTCCCCAgaaaaaggtttcactaattgATTAGGAAGCACAAAATACCTGTCAGCAAATGCCATAAAAGACTGGCGGAATCTTTTGTTGAGAAGAAGCTTGTCGAGTGGTTCGTTAGGATCTATGACCGGAACAGAATCTATTTGCAATAGCAGTCCACTATCAGGTATACCCAGAGCTTGACCCATTGTTTGAAATTCTAAAGGTTCTCTTTTCCTCAAGCTaatttgtgagagcaaaggctGTGAACTTGATatagagaagaaaaacagaacCAGTACGCTTGCCTGTGGAGCATACCTGAGGAATGTTAGCAATACACATAAGCAGAAAACTAACTACTTGAATCAAATCAACCAGTGATGCCACCAGTAAGTAGAAATAGAGAAAGATCCAGACAACAGAAACATACTGTTATCAAAAGCAAAATTCTGGAGGCAACTTGGAGCCACCAGATGTCATCACGAATTTCATTTGAGATATAAGCAGCAAACCATATCCCTGCAAGTGGAAAAAAGtagaaattaaaaggaaagacCATGGGGAGAGGTCAAACTGATCATCCATATACTGCTTTGACAAGCAGCTTACAATTAGTTGGTAATTTGACCAATATCTCGATGTCTTATTACCCCTTGGATT is a window of Populus nigra chromosome 10, ddPopNigr1.1, whole genome shotgun sequence DNA encoding:
- the LOC133705477 gene encoding regulator of G-protein signaling 1, with amino-acid sequence MMKEEVNGSRSCAVQGGCPSDYIAISIAILAFFLLLSRLLFPFLIHKIPRTNGSGFWIPVIQVFGSFNLLLSIVMSINFLKFEKSHWWQSCYVWAVWIEGPLGFGLLMSCRIAQAFQLHHIFVKRQLPPIRSYFFLPLILLPWVAGAAFVHVKRPLNDRCHMGTHWIVPVVCLHTIYVAALVGFTWAIRHIEFRFNELKDLWQGILVSSLSIGIWFAAYISNEIRDDIWWLQVASRILLLITASVLVLFFFSISSSQPLLSQISLRKREPLEFQTMGQALGIPDSGLLLQIDSVPVIDPNEPLDKLLLNKRFRQSFMAFADSCLAGESVHFYNEVHEHDKIPVDDPVRRIYMARHIIEKYIVAGASMEVNISYRTRQEILTTTNLAHPDLFNNALNELMQLMKTNLVKDYWSSMFFIKFKEANMRFNGREQESMAGWNFSPRLSSVRGADDPFHQEHVLKGFGCDNHDLDTQ
- the LOC133706068 gene encoding very-long-chain 3-oxoacyl-CoA reductase-like protein At1g24470: MVSACINHLLTQPMWLILVSSLGFLSFLQTSTSLLKWVYATFLRPKKNLKDYGSWALITGATDGIGKAFAHQLAQKDLNLILVGRNPTKLETVSSEIQAEHPGTKIKTVVFDFSSKASAGVQSIIEKATEGLDVGVLINNLGITYPAASFFHEVDEKVWMDIVRVNLVGTSRVTKAVLPGMIKRKRGAIINIGSGAASAMPSHPLFTIYAATKAYIDQLSRCLYVEYRRCGIHVQCQVPLYVATKMTSRVASIQKSSLFIPSPEAYAKAAIGRVGYEARCAPYWAHSIQWWLACLLPERVLDSWRLSVGIHRRGKLTAQVRANL